In Brachypodium distachyon strain Bd21 chromosome 2, Brachypodium_distachyon_v3.0, whole genome shotgun sequence, one genomic interval encodes:
- the LOC100844372 gene encoding reticulon-like protein B1: protein MTEHKEESESVVQSMMDKVSDKLHGSGDSSSSSSDSDDEKKGSSSAAAMKSKIYRLFGREKPVHSVLGGGKPADLVLWRNKKTSGVVLAGATSIWLLFEVMEYHLLNLVCHCLILSLATLFLWSNACTFINKSPPNIPEVKIPEDLTVNIALSLRYEINRGFSTLRDIGHGRDLKKFLIVIASLWVLSVLGNCCNFLTLSYIVFVVLYTVPVLYEKYEDKVDAFGEKAMIELKKYYAIFEEKCLSKIPKGHLKNKKN, encoded by the exons ATGACGGAGCACAAGGAGGAGTCGGAGTCGGTGGTGCAGTCGATGATGGACAAGGTGTCCGACAAGCTGCACGGCAGCGGGGattcctcgtcgtcctcctcggaCTCGGACGACGAGAAGAAGGGGTCCtcttcggcggcggccatgaagTCCAAGATCTACCGCCTCTTCGGCCGCGAGAAGCCTGTTCACTctgtcctcggcggcggcaagc CTGCTGATCTTGTTCTATGGAGGAACAAGAAGACATCCGGCGTGGTGCTTGCTGGCGCTACGTCCATCTGGCTCCTGTTCGAGGTCATGGAGTACCATCTGCTCAACTTGGTGTGCCACTGCCTCATCCTCTCCCTGGCCACCCTCTTCCTCTGGTCCAATGCCTGCACGTTCATCAACAA GTCTCCCCCAAACATTCCTGAGGTGAAAATTCCAGAGGACCTGACTGTAAACATTGCACTCTCACTGAGATATGAGATCAACCGGGGTTTCTCCACCCTGAGAGACATTGGTCATGGTCGTGATCTGAAGAAATTCCTCATT GTCATTGCGAGTCTCTGGGTTCTTTCAGTTCTTGGGAACTGCTGCAACTTTTTGACACTGTCATATATAG TCTTTGTGGTGCTGTACACTGTGCCTGTTCTGTATGAGAAGTATGAGGACAAGGTTGATGCGTTTGGAGAGAAGGCCATGATCGAACTGAAGAAGTACTATGCCATCTTCGAAGAGAAATGCCTGTCAAAGATCCCCAAGGGCCATctgaaaaacaagaagaactAG